Proteins encoded within one genomic window of Streptomyces sp. NBC_01314:
- a CDS encoding LysR family transcriptional regulator ArgP produces MMSQLPLDLVRTLLAVVDEGTFDAAAAALHVTPSAVSQRVKALEQRVGRVLLVREKPVRPTGSGEVIVQFARQLARLEHDTHAALGMTGAGETTRVSIAVNADSLATWFLPALTRVPEELRPCFELLREDEQHTARLLREGLVMAAVTSAPDAVAGCSVRPLGRMRYVPCAAPAFAERWLGVGSGVPLKDVIVDAPVVFFDRRDDFQNAFVRRLTRGRPSGARRHYVPTSEGFVDAVAAGMGWGMVPAAQAERLLDAGRLVNLAPERTVDAPLFWQQWKLDSPALTAVAEAVAAEAAEALDR; encoded by the coding sequence GTGATGTCTCAGCTTCCGCTCGATCTGGTGCGCACCCTGCTCGCGGTGGTCGACGAGGGCACGTTCGACGCGGCCGCCGCCGCCCTGCATGTGACGCCGTCGGCGGTCAGCCAGCGGGTCAAGGCGCTGGAGCAGCGGGTCGGCCGGGTCCTGCTGGTCCGTGAGAAGCCGGTGCGGCCGACCGGCTCCGGCGAGGTGATCGTCCAGTTCGCGCGCCAGCTGGCCCGCCTCGAACACGACACGCACGCCGCGCTGGGCATGACGGGCGCCGGGGAGACCACGCGCGTGTCGATCGCGGTGAACGCCGACTCGCTGGCCACCTGGTTCCTGCCCGCCCTCACCCGGGTGCCCGAGGAGCTGCGTCCCTGTTTCGAACTGCTCCGCGAGGACGAGCAGCACACGGCCAGGCTGCTGCGCGAGGGCCTGGTGATGGCCGCGGTCACCTCGGCGCCGGACGCCGTGGCCGGCTGCTCGGTACGGCCGCTCGGCCGGATGCGGTACGTGCCCTGCGCCGCTCCCGCCTTCGCGGAGCGATGGCTCGGCGTCGGATCGGGCGTGCCGCTGAAGGACGTGATCGTGGACGCGCCGGTCGTGTTCTTCGACCGGCGGGACGACTTCCAGAACGCCTTCGTCCGCCGGCTGACGCGGGGCCGCCCGTCCGGTGCGCGACGGCACTACGTGCCGACGTCCGAGGGCTTCGTCGACGCCGTGGCCGCCGGGATGGGCTGGGGCATGGTGCCCGCCGCGCAGGCCGAGCGGCTGCTCGACGCCGGACGGCTCGTCAACCTGGCGCCGGAGCGGACCGTGGACGCCCCGCTGTTCTGGCAGCAGTGGAAGCTCGACTCGCCCGCGCTGACGGCCGTGGCGGAGGCGGTCGCCGCCGAGGCCGCCGAGGCGCTCGACCGCTGA
- a CDS encoding LysE/ArgO family amino acid transporter, whose amino-acid sequence MTALAAGFGTGLSLIVAIGAQNAFVLRQGLHRDAVLPVVAICALSDALLIALGVAGVGAVVVAWPGALTAVALVGGGFLLVYGALAARRVLRPADDALRTESGSTGSRRRAVLTCLALTWLNPHVYLDTVFLLGSIASDRGPLRWTFGLGAGLASLCWFAALGFGARLLSRFLARPSAWRVLDGLVAVTMLALGGMLIAGA is encoded by the coding sequence ATGACTGCCCTCGCGGCCGGATTCGGCACCGGCCTCTCCCTCATCGTCGCCATCGGCGCCCAGAACGCCTTCGTGCTCCGTCAGGGACTGCACCGCGACGCCGTGCTCCCGGTCGTGGCCATCTGCGCCCTCTCCGACGCGCTGCTGATCGCCCTGGGGGTCGCCGGGGTCGGTGCGGTCGTCGTCGCCTGGCCCGGCGCGCTGACCGCGGTCGCCCTGGTCGGCGGCGGCTTCCTCCTGGTCTACGGCGCCCTGGCCGCCCGCCGCGTCCTGCGCCCCGCCGACGACGCGCTGCGCACGGAGAGCGGGTCGACGGGCTCGCGACGCCGGGCCGTCCTCACCTGCCTGGCACTGACCTGGCTCAACCCGCACGTCTACCTCGACACCGTGTTCCTGCTCGGCTCCATCGCCTCCGACCGCGGACCCCTGCGCTGGACCTTCGGCCTCGGCGCCGGCCTCGCCAGCCTGTGCTGGTTCGCCGCCCTGGGCTTCGGCGCCCGGCTGCTCAGCCGCTTCCTGGCCCGCCCGTCCGCCTGGCGCGTCCTCGACGGCCTGGTCGCGGTGACGATGCTCGCGCTCGGCGGGATGCTGATCGCCGGAGCGTGA
- a CDS encoding MFS transporter, with protein MDTTKSSAGDDTAPEDDPPASPRQGRRRWAMDTRPLRRPAYRRLWSSTIVTAVGSQLTAVAVPKQIYDITGSSAWVGYASLAGLLPLVVFALWGGAVADSVDRRTLLLVTNTGIAVTSVLFWVQAVTGLESVWALMALLALQQAFFGLNAPARNASVARLVPADELAAAAALGSTVMQLGLVAGPLLAGALIPVIGLAELYLIDALALCITLWAVYRLPSLPPLDAATTRRAGWREVLAGFRYIALHKVLLLSFLADIIAMVLGMPRALFPQLADTTYAPYGEGLALGLLFAAIPIGALVGGLMSGTFSRSHRHGLMVVVAVMAWGAAITGFGLSTSLWFAVLFLTAAGVADMVSMIFRGAILLSAATDEMRGRMQGVFTVVVAGGPRLADVLHGTAGAAFGARTAVVGGGLLVIAATLLLATVTPALRRYRI; from the coding sequence GTGGACACCACCAAGAGCAGCGCCGGCGACGACACCGCACCGGAGGACGACCCACCGGCGTCACCCCGCCAAGGCCGGCGGCGCTGGGCGATGGACACCCGTCCCCTGCGCCGCCCCGCCTACCGGCGCCTGTGGTCCTCGACCATCGTCACGGCCGTCGGCAGCCAACTGACCGCCGTCGCCGTACCCAAGCAGATCTACGACATCACCGGCTCCTCCGCCTGGGTCGGCTACGCGAGCCTCGCCGGTCTGCTGCCCCTGGTGGTCTTCGCGCTGTGGGGCGGCGCGGTCGCCGACAGCGTGGACCGCCGTACGCTGCTGCTCGTCACCAACACCGGCATCGCCGTCACCTCGGTGCTGTTCTGGGTCCAGGCCGTCACCGGCCTCGAATCCGTGTGGGCGCTGATGGCCCTGCTCGCCCTCCAGCAGGCGTTCTTCGGCCTCAACGCACCCGCCCGCAACGCCTCCGTGGCCCGGCTGGTCCCCGCCGACGAACTGGCGGCCGCCGCCGCCCTCGGCTCGACCGTGATGCAACTGGGCCTGGTGGCCGGACCGTTGCTCGCCGGCGCTCTCATCCCGGTCATCGGCCTGGCCGAGCTGTACCTGATCGACGCGCTGGCCCTGTGCATCACCCTCTGGGCGGTGTACAGGCTGCCCTCCCTGCCTCCCCTGGACGCCGCGACGACCAGGCGGGCCGGCTGGCGGGAGGTCCTCGCGGGCTTCCGCTACATCGCCCTGCACAAGGTGCTCCTGCTGTCCTTCCTCGCCGACATCATCGCGATGGTCCTGGGCATGCCGCGCGCCCTCTTCCCGCAGCTGGCCGACACCACGTACGCGCCCTACGGCGAAGGCCTCGCCCTTGGTCTGCTGTTCGCCGCCATCCCCATCGGCGCCCTCGTCGGCGGCCTGATGTCGGGGACGTTCTCCCGTTCCCACCGGCACGGACTCATGGTCGTCGTGGCCGTCATGGCCTGGGGCGCGGCCATCACCGGCTTCGGGCTGAGCACCAGCCTCTGGTTCGCCGTGCTGTTCCTCACCGCCGCCGGTGTCGCGGACATGGTCTCCATGATCTTCCGCGGTGCCATCCTGCTGTCCGCCGCCACCGACGAGATGCGAGGCCGGATGCAGGGCGTCTTCACCGTGGTCGTGGCCGGCGGCCCCCGCCTCGCCGACGTCCTGCACGGCACCGCCGGGGCGGCCTTCGGTGCCCGTACGGCCGTCGTCGGCGGCGGTCTGCTCGTCATCGCGGCGACGCTGCTCCTCGCGACGGTGACACCGGCACTGCGGCGGTACCGGATCTGA